One genomic window of Fusarium keratoplasticum isolate Fu6.1 chromosome 3, whole genome shotgun sequence includes the following:
- a CDS encoding ACPS domain-containing protein encodes MGESSPTVIQWVIDTRPLWPSAANTKDLTTVASRALSLLTEQERASVLRYYHVRDAKLALASALVKRYAISRFCGVPWSSAEATRDARTKPVFRTPAGDEPLLFNVSHQAGLAVLFAVHNPPKDLAVGVDVVCPTERRTRDLGTLAGEGWNSFVDMHAEVFGLGEVTALKKLNPSADITERDRALRYFYALWCLREAYVKMTGEALLASWLKDLEMRGFAPPEDMTGPQEVWFKGEEVKDVDIKLVPLLGEYMISTAVRRGENGEGVEVGDFKMLDIEQVLAFGEDATDAL; translated from the exons ATGGGCGAATCGTCCCCGACAGTCATCCAGTGGGTAATTGACACCCGTCCACTCTGGCCGTCAGccgccaacaccaaggatCTCACCACAGTT GCCTCGCGTGCTCTATCCCTCCTCACGGAGCAGGAGCGAGCTTCCGTGCTCCGGTACTACCACGTCCGCGATGCGAAACTAGCCCTCGCCTCGGCCCTCGTCAAGCGGTACGCCATCTCACGCTTCTGCGGCGTCCCCTGGTCCTCGGCTGAGGCTACCCGCGACGCCCGCACGAAGCCCGTGTTCCGCACACCGGCTGGCGACGAGCCCTTGCTCTTCAACGTCTCTCACCAGGCTGGTCTCGCCGTGCTCTTTGCCGTCCACAACCCGCCCAAGGATCTGGCCGTGGGTGTTGACGTTGTGTGTCCAACCGAGAGGAGGACTCGTGATCTGGGGACTCTGGCAGGGGAGGGATGGAACAGCTTCGTCGACATGCACGCCGAGGTATttggtcttggagaggtGACGGCGTTGAAGAAACTCAACCCCAGCGCCGACATCACTGAACGTGATCGTGCCTTGCGATACTTTTACGCCCTCTGGTGTTTACGTGAGGCATACGTTAAGATGACAGGCGAGGCCCTTCTGGCGAGCTGGCTCAAGGACCTCGAGATGAGAGGATTTGCGCCGCCCGAGGACATGACAGGCCCGCAAGAGGTGTGGTTcaagggggaggaggtgaaggaCGTTGATATAAAGCTAGTGCCGCTGCTGGGAGAGTACATGATCTCGACTGCGgtgaggagaggagagaatgGAGAGGGAGTCGAGGTTGGTGACTTTAAGATGCTAGACATAGAGCAAGTCTTGGCCTTTGGCGAGGACGCAACTGATGCATTGTAA
- a CDS encoding DLH domain-containing protein, with amino-acid sequence MSTMPASHGHNEACCNIPPVVSSGYEAKGTYKEIGGYKTYVTGPLDAKKAIVVIYDIFGYFDQTLQGADILAFSDAHNKYKVFIPDWFQGKPCPIEWYPPDTDEKKKNLGEFFGTYPPPKIAGLVPDYVKAVLEQDSAISKTGILGYCWGGKVVALTTKADTNPFSVAASIHPAMVDAADAEGIKTPTILLASKEEPDEEVKKFENALAGPKHVETFKDQIHGWMAARADLSDDRVKEEYERGYKTVLKFFGENF; translated from the exons atgtcgactATGCCCGCGTCCCACGGCCACAATGAGGCCTGCTGCAACATTCCTCCCGTCGTGTCCTCGGGATACGAGGCTAAGGGAACCTACAAGGAGATTGGCGGATACAAGACTT ACGTCACCGGTCCTCTcgacgccaagaaggctaTCGTAGTCATCTACGACATCTTTGGGTACTTTGACCAGACCCTGCAGGGCGCCGACATCCTCGCCTTCAGCGACGCCCACAACAAGTACAAGGTCTTTATCCCTGACTGGTTCCAGGGCAAGCCCTGCCCCATTGAGTG GTACCCTCCGGACacggacgagaagaagaagaacctcGGCGAGTTCTTTGGAACTTATCCTCCTCCCAAGATCGCCGGCCTGGTGCCCGACTACGTCAAGGCTGTCCTGGAGCAGGACtctgccatctccaagactGGTATTCTCGGC TACTGCTGGGGCGGCAAGGTTGTGGCCCTCACCACAAAGGCCGACACCAACCCCTTCTCCGTGGCTGCCTCAATCCACCCTGCCATGGTTGACGCCGCTGATGCCGAGGGTATCAAGACTCCCACCATCCTACTGGCCTCGAAGGAGGAGCCCgacgaggaggtcaagaagtTTGAGAATGCCCTGGCTGGACCTAAGCACGTCGAGACCTTCAAGGACCAGATCCACGGCTGGATGGCTGCTCGCGCCGATCTCAGCGACGACCGGGTCAAGGAGGAGTACGAGCGAGGCTACAAGACAGTCCTCAAGTTTTTTGGCGAGAACTTTTAA